The genomic window GGTCCAACAACCCGAAAAAAATCTAGAATCGCCCTTTGGTGTTCAACTTGGGCTAGAGGTCGTGTCCGCAGTAGGACAGGTTGAAGCTCTTGTTGCACAGTGGGAAATCGGAGATCTGCTGGTTGCGCAAGGCCATCGCCAGCCCCATCCAGTTGTGGAAAGACGGATCAACGATCTTGTACGCGGCCAGTCGCCCAGCTTCATCGGTCATTGCCATGTGGCAGATCTCGCCCCGCCATCCCTCCACCAGGCTCACGGCGATTCGAGACCGGCCCAGAGGCTTGGCCGCCGCCCGGTTTCCCCCTGACGGCAGTGAACGGAGTTGGTCCTGTATGAAAGCCAGCGACCGCTGAATCTCAAGCCATCGAACGAACGCCCGGGCGAACACGTCTCCCGCCTCAGCCATCGAGACGGGTATGTGCGCGAGCCTGTATATGCCCGTGGGGAATTCGTGGCGGACATCTCGCTCGATGTTGCACGCTCTCGCGGCCACGCCGACCAGTCCAAGATCAACCGCTGTTTCTCGATCCACGCGTCCCGTCTCCTGGAACCGGGCGAGTACCGACGGGCTATCCCAGAGCAGATCCACTGCCGTGGTGACGTCTTGCCGGGCGGCATCGAGCCTTTCCAGAAGCTGGGCCCGCCGGCTGTCCTCAAGATCAAACGCGACGCCGCCGGGACGTACGAGCCCGCGTCCGAAGCGGCTTCCGCAGATCAGGGCCGTCATGTTGAGGAAATCGCCGCGAATCCTTCCGCAATACGACGCGGTGGGCAGGAAACCGACGTCGCCGGCCAGCGCACCAAGATCGCCGGTGTGATTCGCGAGCCGCTCGAGCTCCAGCGCGATTCCGCGAATGATCTGGGCGCGAGCAGGCACACGGACCCCGCTCAGAGCTTCGAGTAGTTCACTGCAGGCCGTTGCGTGGCCGATCGAAGTGTCACCGGCCAGTGTCTCGGCGTAGTGGATCGTCCGCAGTCCCGGTCCGCCGATCAGAGCTCGCTCCACGCCGCGGTGCTGAAATCCCAGGGAGATCTCAAGGTGATAGACGTCCTCGCCATGGCATTGAAACCGGAAGTGTCCCGGCTCGATGATCCCGGCATGTACCGGCCCGACCGCGACTTCATGGACCTCCTCGCCGTCCATCGCAAAGTAGTCGGTGACGCAAGGCTCGATGACGGTCGAAATGCCACGGCCCCAGGCATCGCGGCCCGGCCGATATGAC from Phycisphaerae bacterium includes these protein-coding regions:
- a CDS encoding NADH-quinone oxidoreductase subunit C, coding for MAASNVLVLYNGASAAAESIPTLGNDEFRSAVIDGVERNGRLAAMMATPSQDGRIRLLAAVAHGNRGSLAVCGTVVDDSYAALTPECPAAHWFEREIAEQWGVRPEGHPWLKPIRFHKSYRPGRDAWGRGISTVIEPCVTDYFAMDGEEVHEVAVGPVHAGIIEPGHFRFQCHGEDVYHLEISLGFQHRGVERALIGGPGLRTIHYAETLAGDTSIGHATACSELLEALSGVRVPARAQIIRGIALELERLANHTGDLGALAGDVGFLPTASYCGRIRGDFLNMTALICGSRFGRGLVRPGGVAFDLEDSRRAQLLERLDAARQDVTTAVDLLWDSPSVLARFQETGRVDRETAVDLGLVGVAARACNIERDVRHEFPTGIYRLAHIPVSMAEAGDVFARAFVRWLEIQRSLAFIQDQLRSLPSGGNRAAAKPLGRSRIAVSLVEGWRGEICHMAMTDEAGRLAAYKIVDPSFHNWMGLAMALRNQQISDFPLCNKSFNLSYCGHDL